One region of Edaphobacter bradus genomic DNA includes:
- a CDS encoding ArnT family glycosyltransferase, whose product MEDPTSAGYSGLRGVLYRLRVDLLVLLVACCAFLPLVITPPHLMDDVDAVQAQIARNMLQSGDWVTARLDGIAYLEKSPLIYWIMAASFRLFGVHDWAARLPLALINIALCWVIARFAMWAFGRRAGLCAGTILATCIGIFLFTRILIPDAALTLTITLALWSFLRLLDPAEPRSRFWFFTLYISLACGLLLKGLIAAVFPVAICIIFLAITRETSIRELARRFRPLSGLAVLLLIAAPWHVLAILRNPPYFDWTMHSGPGAYHGFFWFYFLNEHLFRFLNLRYPRDYNTVPRLWFWLLHFVWLFPWSATFFTAFRHSYRPATREARVRLLALIWIGFVMLFFTLSTTQEYYSLPIYPALAILLGSDLAARERYPLVPRIILASTLGLCLCAVLFILVWTAKVSTPGDISTALTQNPELYTLSLGHMGDLTLRSFAYLRLPLAVAAVALLIGVAGLIRVRRTAAAVAVLALMMLTFLQAARLALIAFDPYLSSKNLADALNRSEPGPLIEGDAYYAFSSVFFYTNRTALLWNGRSNNLEYGSNAPNAANVFVDDSTLKALWLADQQTYLLVYGVDLPQLHELLGVDLRVVATSGGNYLLSNR is encoded by the coding sequence ATGGAAGATCCAACCAGCGCTGGATATTCAGGCCTTCGAGGAGTCCTCTACCGTCTCCGTGTAGATCTCCTCGTCCTTCTCGTTGCCTGCTGCGCCTTTCTTCCCCTGGTCATCACTCCGCCTCACCTCATGGACGATGTCGACGCGGTCCAGGCGCAGATCGCGCGCAACATGCTTCAAAGCGGAGACTGGGTCACCGCACGCCTCGACGGCATCGCCTATCTCGAAAAGTCACCGCTCATCTACTGGATCATGGCGGCATCCTTCCGCCTCTTCGGTGTCCACGACTGGGCCGCCCGTCTTCCGCTCGCCCTCATCAACATCGCGCTCTGCTGGGTCATCGCACGCTTTGCCATGTGGGCCTTCGGCAGGCGAGCTGGCCTCTGCGCCGGAACCATCCTCGCCACCTGCATCGGGATCTTCCTCTTCACCCGCATCCTCATCCCCGACGCTGCACTCACCCTCACCATCACTCTCGCCCTCTGGTCCTTTCTTCGCCTGCTTGACCCTGCAGAGCCCCGATCCCGCTTTTGGTTCTTCACCCTCTACATCTCACTCGCGTGCGGTCTTCTCCTCAAAGGCCTCATCGCCGCCGTCTTCCCCGTCGCAATCTGCATCATCTTCCTCGCTATCACCCGCGAGACCTCCATCCGCGAACTCGCCCGCCGATTCCGCCCACTCTCCGGTCTTGCCGTACTCCTCCTCATCGCTGCCCCCTGGCACGTCCTCGCCATCCTGCGCAATCCGCCCTACTTCGACTGGACCATGCATAGCGGCCCCGGCGCTTACCACGGCTTCTTCTGGTTCTACTTCCTCAACGAGCATCTCTTCCGATTCCTCAACCTCCGCTACCCTCGCGACTACAACACCGTCCCTCGACTCTGGTTCTGGCTCCTCCACTTCGTCTGGCTCTTCCCTTGGAGCGCGACCTTCTTCACCGCCTTCCGGCACAGCTATCGTCCCGCCACGCGCGAAGCCAGGGTCCGCCTCCTCGCCCTCATCTGGATCGGCTTCGTCATGCTCTTTTTCACCCTGTCCACAACGCAGGAGTACTACTCCCTGCCCATCTATCCGGCGCTTGCTATTCTGCTCGGCAGCGATCTTGCCGCCCGAGAGCGATATCCCCTCGTCCCGCGCATCATCCTGGCCTCCACCCTCGGTCTCTGCCTCTGCGCTGTTCTCTTCATCCTCGTTTGGACCGCGAAGGTTTCTACCCCCGGAGATATCTCCACCGCCCTCACCCAGAACCCCGAACTCTACACCCTCTCACTTGGCCACATGGGCGACCTCACCCTGCGCTCCTTTGCCTACCTTCGCCTCCCCCTCGCCGTCGCCGCCGTCGCTCTCCTTATCGGCGTGGCCGGACTCATCCGCGTCCGCAGGACCGCCGCTGCCGTGGCCGTCCTCGCCCTGATGATGCTTACCTTCCTCCAGGCGGCCCGCCTTGCGCTCATCGCCTTCGACCCCTACCTCAGCTCGAAGAATCTCGCCGACGCTCTCAACCGCTCCGAACCCGGCCCGCTGATCGAGGGCGATGCCTACTACGCCTTCTCGTCCGTCTTCTTTTACACCAACCGGACAGCGCTCCTATGGAATGGCCGGAGCAATAACCTCGAGTACGGCTCCAACGCCCCAAACGCAGCCAATGTCTTCGTCGATGACTCCACACTGAAGGCTCTCTGGTTGGCCGATCAGCAGACATACCTTCTCGTCTACGGCGTGGACCTGCCCCAACTGCATGAGCTTCTAGGCGTCGATCTCCGGGTCGTGGCCACAAGCGGTGGAAACTATCTGCTGAGTAATCGATAA
- a CDS encoding GNAT family N-acetyltransferase: MEIGSVESADGYTPGMMRVSLRSAHIEDSDGISRCLGAAFEPYRAQYTVGAFADTVLTPERVRERIATMSVFVAVDESGDVVGTIGCSVVGEGEGHVRGMAVDPRFQGGGIARRLLEAVEAELMDCGCTRVSLDTTAPLKRAVRFYERNGFRASGKVVDFFGMPLFEYVKMLR, from the coding sequence GTGGAAATCGGCAGTGTCGAGTCCGCTGATGGCTATACTCCGGGGATGATGCGGGTGTCTCTCAGGAGCGCGCACATTGAGGATAGCGACGGTATCTCGCGTTGTCTTGGCGCGGCGTTTGAACCCTATCGCGCGCAATATACCGTAGGGGCTTTCGCGGATACGGTGCTTACGCCGGAGAGGGTTCGAGAGCGAATCGCGACGATGAGTGTGTTTGTGGCGGTGGATGAGTCGGGTGATGTGGTGGGGACGATCGGCTGCTCCGTGGTTGGGGAAGGCGAGGGGCACGTGCGCGGGATGGCGGTTGATCCGAGGTTTCAGGGCGGTGGGATCGCTCGCCGGTTGCTTGAGGCAGTTGAGGCGGAGTTGATGGATTGCGGATGCACGCGGGTGAGTCTGGATACGACTGCTCCGCTTAAGCGGGCGGTGCGGTTTTATGAGAGGAATGGGTTTCGTGCTTCGGGGAAGGTTGTGGACTTCTTTGGGATGCCGTTGTTTGAGTATGTGAAGATGTTGCGGTAG
- a CDS encoding glycosyltransferase family 2 protein, with amino-acid sequence MTQPISVLILTKNEERDLPGCLASVSFSDDIHVFDSFSTDNTVAIAQQAGAHVHQRPFDDYATHRNAALATVPFKHPWVFLPDADERPTPELVREMQQIVLAASDETAGYRVRRRDFLFGTWLKHAQLSPFYIRLIRPSRARYTRTINEVLELDGRVADLSHPLDHYPFSKGIAHWVAKHNLYSTLEAELIHKQQGLQNPSLTTALRDRDFHTRRRHQKAIFYRLPGRPLLKWLYMVFYRRAILDGAAGITYATLQSFYEYLIVLKTKELERGGA; translated from the coding sequence ATGACCCAGCCGATCTCAGTCCTCATCCTCACCAAAAACGAAGAGCGCGACCTCCCTGGCTGCCTCGCCTCTGTCTCCTTCTCCGACGACATCCACGTCTTCGACTCGTTCTCCACCGACAACACCGTCGCCATCGCGCAACAGGCCGGCGCGCACGTCCACCAGCGCCCCTTCGACGACTACGCCACTCACCGCAACGCCGCCCTTGCCACCGTTCCCTTCAAGCACCCGTGGGTCTTCCTGCCCGATGCCGACGAGCGCCCCACCCCTGAGCTAGTCCGCGAGATGCAGCAGATCGTCCTCGCTGCCAGCGACGAGACCGCAGGCTACCGCGTCCGCCGACGCGACTTCCTCTTCGGAACCTGGCTCAAACACGCGCAGCTCTCGCCCTTCTACATCCGCCTCATCCGCCCATCGCGCGCCCGCTACACCCGGACCATCAACGAAGTCCTCGAGCTCGATGGCCGCGTCGCCGACCTCAGTCACCCGCTCGACCACTATCCATTTTCAAAGGGCATCGCTCACTGGGTCGCCAAGCACAACCTCTACTCCACCCTGGAGGCCGAACTCATTCACAAACAGCAGGGCCTGCAGAACCCCTCGCTGACCACCGCACTACGCGACCGCGACTTCCACACCCGCCGGCGTCACCAGAAGGCGATCTTCTACCGTCTCCCGGGCCGCCCGCTCCTCAAGTGGCTCTACATGGTCTTCTACCGCCGCGCCATCCTCGACGGCGCCGCAGGCATTACCTACGCCACGCTGCAGTCCTTCTACGAGTACCTCATCGTCCTCAAGACGAAGGAACTGGAGCGTGGCGGAGCTTGA
- a CDS encoding DoxX family membrane protein has protein sequence MNGFDQRLKTSWWALRIALGVGPIVAGADKFFNKLADWGMYLSPYAKVIPISTPAFMHVVGVVEIVAGLIVLSRWTRIGAYIVMAWLLAIAINLVTTGMFYDLAVRDVEIAVGAFVLSQLTAVRESALSAVAVA, from the coding sequence GTGAACGGTTTCGATCAGCGTCTGAAAACCAGCTGGTGGGCTTTGAGGATTGCACTGGGAGTCGGCCCCATTGTTGCGGGAGCGGATAAGTTCTTCAACAAGCTGGCCGACTGGGGGATGTATCTCAGTCCGTACGCGAAGGTTATCCCCATCAGCACGCCGGCGTTCATGCATGTTGTTGGAGTTGTGGAGATTGTCGCTGGGCTGATTGTCCTGAGCCGCTGGACGCGGATTGGCGCCTATATCGTAATGGCGTGGTTGCTTGCTATTGCGATCAACCTGGTGACGACGGGCATGTTCTATGATCTTGCCGTTCGGGATGTGGAGATTGCTGTGGGTGCGTTTGTGCTCTCGCAGCTTACGGCTGTACGTGAGTCTGCGCTATCGGCCGTGGCCGTGGCGTAA
- a CDS encoding RNA polymerase sigma factor: MASNGILDKAKPTSWTDEEIVNQVRAGDLAQYEIIMRRYNQRLYRVARSILHDDAEAEDVMQDAYVRAYEHLDQFAGRSSFSTWLTRIAVNEALGRLRLRKRHEQIDDAEPDGATAMEMASKSPNPEQVATRMQLSELLEEAVLDLPDQYRTVIMLRDIEGLSTAETAAALDLTEQNVKVRLHRGHGMMREWLFERVGETHSAFPFMGVRCDRVVHGTFARLQNSNP, translated from the coding sequence ATGGCATCGAACGGAATTCTCGACAAAGCAAAGCCAACCAGCTGGACCGACGAAGAGATCGTCAATCAGGTTCGCGCTGGAGACCTCGCCCAGTATGAGATCATCATGCGCCGTTACAATCAGCGCCTCTATCGGGTCGCCCGCTCTATTCTGCACGACGACGCTGAAGCCGAAGACGTCATGCAGGACGCCTACGTCCGCGCCTATGAGCACCTCGACCAGTTCGCCGGCCGCTCGTCGTTCTCCACCTGGCTGACGCGAATTGCCGTGAACGAAGCCCTCGGGCGACTGCGTCTGCGCAAACGCCACGAGCAGATCGACGACGCCGAACCTGACGGAGCAACCGCAATGGAAATGGCATCTAAATCTCCCAACCCGGAGCAGGTCGCTACGCGGATGCAACTCAGCGAGCTCCTGGAAGAAGCCGTCCTCGACCTCCCCGATCAATACCGGACCGTCATCATGCTTCGCGATATCGAAGGGCTAAGCACAGCAGAGACCGCAGCTGCCCTCGACCTCACCGAGCAGAATGTCAAGGTGCGCCTCCATCGAGGTCACGGCATGATGCGCGAATGGCTCTTCGAGCGTGTTGGCGAAACCCACTCAGCATTTCCCTTCATGGGCGTTCGCTGCGACCGCGTCGTGCATGGCACCTTCGCCCGTCTCCAGAACTCGAATCCGTAG
- a CDS encoding TonB-dependent receptor, which produces MRQSSRKPSPKSALLSLIALTLALVCSPPLTAQTYRGGINGTVTDNTGAAVVNATVAAVETSTNVPYRTVSSSAGEFYFTNLPVGSYTVTISFTGFATAKYDEVKVVAGTSYILNAKLAISSSSQTVEVTAAAVTLDTASDVQATILPETVVQNLPNSGRDFTQLIAQTTGFAGLSSNGGGGYASVNGTRTNAVNWQIEGTDNNDLWWNIPAVNQGGVSAIAGVIFPIDAIENFSFVTTGETALGRNPGGTANLIIKSGTNQLHGSAYYFNHNEFFERQNPFSSTKPASRNQHYGFSVGAPILKDKFFFFAAGEHQNFLIGALNHATEPSAAYQTAAYSVLDFYGVPHNSVSRNLLNGNGTLKGLWPASALTGPAQPENYQASGNVTGHSFNGVIKLDYNITDKDHLSARWFVGQGTQTSPTSSELTPYFENAPIHVQNYSIIYNRVISPSMANQLAAGVSYFNQVFSDFDTSFNPIGLGLNTGVTDPALPGSPHLVIGPTGSGSGLTANNTGFDPTGVTSPSGRNDITGHLDDDLNWTKGAHQFHFGGEFRQAQVDDFYQTGQRGTLYFDGSQGPWNTSNFSGGAAQTPCAALATKNKGAAPPAGTPSNVLFLADFLAGCLNPTASSIVLGNPKRQVFLNTFALYGQDNWQITHRFNLNYGVRYDYAGPVHSNYPNLSIFDPTKPSGLAVVGQNAENIYPKFWGGVSPRIGFSYQLDSTGNTVLRGGYGFYYDTVYMKSILQNNGSQIISVFGPGLNPAGSDQVANAQGLNQVIKPGVDIYPTFAQASGGAASPGSINISTFDKNFKPADVQLWDLNIQHSITNSVIAQIGYVGSKGTHLQGLFDINPALPNPSESPDTTTRPYYKQFPQFGVIASDRSNLGSIYNSLQTTLRLQSWHGLTSQLGYTWSHALDYETGFLPYAPQDPRNEKAEYGNSDYDVRNTFTGYFNYAIPAFRGPERLTHGWELNSGFSFHGGLPYTVVASSNVSGNGDNADRAVQVVRNPTAGVSHAIVNGSVQWFDPNAFVDPNPGTYSPTRRGQNFNPGYSAFDLSVIKTTAITERVKIQIKANMYNLFNRTNLAPVGLPSTGEGGTIGSTIGPYLGSPTIGPGEPFNTEWAAKIIF; this is translated from the coding sequence ATGCGTCAATCATCAAGAAAACCCTCACCCAAATCCGCTCTTCTCAGCCTCATCGCCCTTACTCTCGCTCTCGTCTGTAGCCCTCCACTTACAGCACAAACCTACCGCGGAGGCATCAACGGCACCGTCACCGACAACACCGGAGCCGCCGTCGTCAACGCCACGGTCGCGGCCGTGGAGACTTCGACCAACGTGCCTTACCGGACCGTGTCTTCAAGTGCTGGCGAGTTCTACTTTACGAATCTGCCTGTGGGCAGCTACACGGTCACCATCAGCTTTACCGGATTCGCGACCGCCAAGTATGACGAGGTGAAGGTCGTAGCCGGCACCAGTTACATTCTTAACGCGAAGCTCGCCATCTCGTCCTCTTCCCAAACGGTAGAGGTAACAGCCGCAGCCGTGACACTCGATACGGCCTCAGACGTGCAGGCCACCATCCTGCCGGAGACGGTCGTGCAGAACCTGCCGAATAGCGGCCGCGACTTTACGCAATTGATCGCACAAACCACGGGATTCGCTGGACTGTCCTCAAACGGCGGCGGAGGTTATGCGAGTGTGAATGGAACCAGGACCAACGCAGTAAACTGGCAGATCGAAGGCACAGACAACAACGATCTATGGTGGAACATCCCCGCTGTCAACCAGGGCGGCGTCTCTGCCATCGCCGGGGTCATCTTTCCCATTGACGCCATCGAGAACTTCTCGTTCGTCACCACAGGCGAGACCGCGCTTGGGCGTAATCCTGGCGGCACCGCAAACCTCATCATTAAGTCCGGCACCAATCAGCTTCACGGCTCGGCGTACTACTTCAACCACAACGAATTCTTCGAACGGCAGAATCCCTTCTCTTCCACGAAACCCGCGTCGAGGAATCAGCACTATGGCTTCTCCGTCGGTGCCCCGATTCTCAAGGATAAGTTCTTCTTCTTTGCCGCCGGTGAACACCAGAACTTTTTGATCGGCGCTCTGAATCACGCAACGGAACCGTCGGCTGCATATCAGACCGCTGCATACTCCGTCCTCGACTTCTACGGCGTGCCCCATAACTCGGTATCGAGGAACCTTCTGAACGGAAACGGCACGCTCAAGGGCCTCTGGCCAGCCTCTGCACTCACCGGACCTGCCCAGCCGGAAAACTATCAGGCATCCGGCAATGTGACCGGGCATAGCTTCAACGGCGTCATCAAGCTGGACTACAACATCACCGACAAAGATCATCTTTCAGCCAGGTGGTTCGTAGGCCAAGGCACCCAGACTTCGCCAACATCCTCTGAACTGACGCCTTACTTTGAGAACGCGCCGATCCACGTCCAAAATTATTCCATCATCTACAACCGTGTTATTAGCCCGTCGATGGCCAATCAGCTTGCCGCGGGAGTCAGCTATTTCAACCAGGTGTTCAGCGATTTCGACACATCGTTCAATCCCATCGGCCTCGGCTTGAACACAGGTGTTACCGATCCGGCCCTGCCGGGCTCCCCCCACTTGGTCATCGGTCCAACCGGCAGCGGCTCCGGGCTCACCGCCAACAACACCGGATTCGACCCGACCGGCGTTACCTCTCCTTCAGGAAGAAATGACATCACCGGACATCTTGACGACGATCTCAACTGGACAAAGGGTGCCCATCAGTTCCATTTCGGAGGTGAATTCCGTCAAGCCCAGGTCGACGACTTCTATCAGACAGGACAGCGCGGAACGCTCTACTTCGACGGCTCTCAGGGCCCCTGGAACACATCGAACTTTTCGGGGGGAGCAGCGCAGACACCTTGCGCGGCTCTAGCAACAAAGAACAAGGGCGCGGCGCCCCCAGCAGGCACGCCATCCAATGTCCTGTTCCTGGCGGACTTCCTCGCAGGATGCCTCAACCCAACAGCTTCGAGCATCGTCCTCGGCAATCCAAAGCGGCAGGTATTCCTAAACACCTTTGCCCTCTACGGGCAGGACAACTGGCAGATCACTCATCGGTTCAACCTCAACTACGGTGTGCGCTACGACTACGCAGGCCCCGTCCATTCCAACTATCCAAACCTCTCGATCTTCGACCCAACGAAACCATCCGGCCTCGCGGTAGTAGGGCAGAACGCCGAAAATATCTATCCAAAGTTCTGGGGAGGAGTAAGCCCTCGAATCGGATTTAGCTATCAACTGGATAGCACCGGCAACACAGTTCTTCGCGGCGGATACGGCTTTTACTATGACACCGTCTATATGAAGTCGATCCTGCAGAACAACGGATCCCAGATCATCTCGGTCTTCGGACCAGGCTTGAACCCGGCAGGTAGCGATCAAGTCGCGAACGCCCAGGGGCTCAACCAGGTGATCAAGCCGGGGGTGGATATCTATCCCACCTTTGCGCAAGCGAGCGGCGGCGCTGCTTCGCCGGGCAGCATCAATATCTCCACCTTCGACAAGAACTTCAAGCCCGCCGATGTCCAGCTCTGGGACCTGAACATCCAGCACAGCATCACCAACTCGGTCATTGCCCAGATTGGCTATGTGGGCTCAAAGGGAACTCATCTTCAGGGCTTGTTCGACATCAATCCCGCACTACCCAACCCCTCCGAGTCGCCCGATACCACAACTCGCCCGTACTACAAACAGTTTCCTCAATTCGGCGTGATCGCTTCGGACCGAAGCAACCTCGGCTCCATCTACAACTCGCTTCAAACCACCCTGCGCCTCCAGAGCTGGCACGGCCTGACCTCGCAGCTGGGGTACACCTGGTCGCACGCACTCGACTATGAGACCGGCTTCCTGCCCTATGCCCCGCAGGACCCGCGCAACGAGAAGGCAGAGTATGGCAACTCAGACTACGACGTTCGCAATACCTTCACGGGATACTTCAATTACGCAATACCAGCCTTCCGCGGACCAGAGCGGCTCACCCATGGCTGGGAGCTGAACTCCGGGTTCTCCTTCCATGGTGGATTGCCCTATACAGTCGTTGCCAGCTCGAATGTCAGCGGCAACGGCGACAATGCAGACCGAGCGGTGCAGGTGGTCCGAAACCCAACAGCGGGCGTCTCTCACGCCATCGTCAACGGTTCGGTTCAGTGGTTCGACCCGAATGCATTTGTCGACCCCAACCCCGGAACCTACTCCCCAACACGCCGTGGACAGAACTTTAACCCCGGCTATAGCGCGTTTGACCTCTCTGTCATCAAGACCACAGCGATCACAGAGAGGGTGAAGATTCAGATCAAGGCAAATATGTATAACCTCTTCAACCGAACGAATCTCGCTCCGGTCGGTCTTCCGTCGACTGGCGAGGGCGGGACAATCGGTTCCACAATTGGACCGTATCTAGGCAGCCCCACCATCGGCCCCGGCGAACCCTTCAATACCGAGTGGGCAGCGAAGATCATCTTCTAG
- a CDS encoding phosphoketolase family protein, translated as MRRRVGIAEESAQAGILSADELRRMDGYWRACNYLCAGMLYLQKNPLLRKPLKAEHIKNRLLGHWGSDPGQSFTWVHLNRLIRKYDLDVIFLSGPGHGAPATLSNCYLEGVYSEVYPDKSEDEDGMQKFFKQFSFPGGIGSHCTPETPGSIHEGGELGYSLSHGFGAAFDNPDLIVTVMVGDGEAETGPLATSWHANKFLNAARDGAVLPVLHLNGYKIANPTVLARITPEELDLLFRGYGWTPYVVEGDEPEAMHKKMAETMERCVLEIREIQAKARKKDASKVERPRWPMIVLRTPKGWTGPKEVDGHKVEGFWRAHQIPILDPKTNPKHLKQLEQWMKSYKPEELFDARGRLVEELREMAPKGTRRITANPHANGGLLRRPLEMPDFRDYAVEVKEPGQVEVSSTFVLGGFLRDVMRKNMTSFRVFGPDETASNRLQTIYEASEKTWLAQIRPEDADGSEIAPDGRVMEMLSEHTLEGWLEGYLLTGRHGFLSSYEAFVHIIDSMFNQHAKWLEKSKLELRWRSPISSLNLLITSLVWRQDHNGFTHQDPGFLDVVTNKSPEVTRIYLPPDANCLLSVANHCLQSLNYVNVIVADKAPHLQYLDMDAAVKHCTKGIGIWDFASNDAGDEPDVVMACAGDIPTAEALAATAILREHCPDLKIRFVNVVDLFRMMPESEHPHGLSEREFDSLFTLDRPVIFNFHAYPSLIHKFTYRRKNHGNIHVRGYKEMGNINTPLELAIVNQIDRFNLAIDVIDRVPKLQATAAHLKEWLKDQIIESVNYAHEHGIDKMEITEWKWPL; from the coding sequence ATGCGTCGTCGTGTTGGTATCGCCGAGGAGAGTGCGCAGGCTGGAATTCTGAGCGCGGATGAGTTGCGGAGGATGGATGGTTACTGGCGCGCATGCAACTATCTGTGCGCGGGGATGCTGTACCTCCAGAAGAATCCACTGCTGCGTAAGCCGCTGAAGGCGGAGCACATCAAGAACAGGCTGCTGGGGCATTGGGGCTCAGACCCCGGGCAGTCGTTTACGTGGGTGCACCTGAACCGGCTGATCAGGAAGTATGACCTGGATGTGATCTTTCTCTCGGGGCCGGGGCATGGGGCTCCCGCGACTCTCTCGAACTGCTACCTGGAGGGCGTCTACTCGGAGGTTTACCCGGACAAGAGCGAGGACGAGGACGGGATGCAGAAGTTCTTCAAGCAGTTCTCGTTTCCAGGAGGGATTGGGAGCCACTGCACGCCGGAGACTCCGGGTTCGATCCATGAGGGCGGCGAGCTTGGGTATAGCCTGTCGCATGGGTTCGGCGCGGCGTTCGATAATCCCGACCTGATCGTGACGGTGATGGTGGGCGACGGCGAGGCGGAGACCGGGCCGCTGGCGACGAGCTGGCATGCGAACAAGTTTCTGAACGCGGCGCGCGATGGCGCAGTGCTTCCAGTGCTGCATTTGAATGGGTACAAGATTGCGAATCCTACGGTGCTGGCGCGAATTACACCGGAGGAGCTGGATTTGCTGTTTCGTGGCTATGGGTGGACGCCGTATGTCGTCGAAGGCGACGAGCCGGAGGCGATGCACAAGAAGATGGCAGAGACGATGGAGCGGTGCGTTCTGGAGATTCGGGAGATTCAGGCGAAGGCTCGGAAGAAGGATGCGAGCAAGGTGGAGAGGCCGCGGTGGCCGATGATTGTGCTGCGCACACCGAAGGGATGGACGGGGCCGAAGGAGGTCGATGGACACAAGGTGGAAGGGTTCTGGCGCGCGCACCAGATTCCGATCCTCGACCCGAAGACGAATCCGAAGCACCTGAAGCAGCTCGAGCAGTGGATGAAGAGCTATAAGCCGGAGGAGCTGTTCGACGCGAGGGGCAGGCTGGTGGAGGAGCTGCGCGAGATGGCTCCGAAGGGGACGCGGAGGATTACGGCGAATCCTCATGCTAACGGAGGCCTGCTGCGGAGGCCGCTGGAGATGCCGGACTTTCGTGACTATGCGGTGGAGGTGAAGGAGCCGGGGCAGGTGGAGGTGTCGTCGACGTTTGTGCTCGGGGGCTTTCTGCGCGATGTGATGCGGAAGAATATGACGAGCTTCCGCGTCTTCGGGCCCGACGAGACGGCTTCGAACCGGCTGCAGACGATCTACGAGGCGAGCGAGAAGACGTGGCTGGCGCAGATCAGGCCGGAGGATGCGGACGGATCGGAGATCGCTCCCGATGGCCGTGTGATGGAGATGCTCAGCGAGCACACGCTGGAGGGATGGCTCGAAGGGTATCTGCTGACGGGGCGCCATGGATTTCTTTCGAGCTATGAGGCGTTCGTCCACATCATCGACTCGATGTTCAACCAGCATGCGAAGTGGCTGGAGAAGAGCAAGCTGGAGCTGCGGTGGAGATCGCCGATCTCGTCGCTGAACCTGCTGATTACTTCGCTGGTGTGGCGGCAGGACCATAACGGATTTACGCATCAGGACCCGGGATTCCTGGACGTGGTGACGAACAAGAGCCCGGAGGTGACCAGGATCTATCTGCCTCCGGATGCGAACTGCCTGTTGAGCGTTGCGAACCACTGCCTGCAGAGTTTGAACTATGTGAATGTGATCGTGGCGGACAAGGCACCGCACCTGCAGTACCTGGATATGGATGCTGCGGTGAAGCATTGCACGAAGGGCATCGGGATATGGGACTTCGCCAGCAACGATGCGGGCGATGAGCCGGATGTGGTGATGGCCTGCGCAGGAGATATTCCGACGGCGGAGGCGCTGGCAGCGACGGCGATCCTTCGCGAGCACTGCCCGGATCTGAAGATACGGTTTGTGAATGTGGTGGACCTGTTCCGGATGATGCCTGAGTCGGAGCATCCGCATGGGTTGTCCGAACGTGAGTTCGACAGCCTGTTTACGCTGGACCGGCCGGTGATCTTCAACTTCCATGCTTATCCATCCCTGATCCACAAGTTCACTTACCGGCGCAAGAACCATGGCAACATTCACGTTCGTGGGTACAAGGAGATGGGGAACATTAACACGCCGCTGGAACTGGCGATTGTAAACCAGATCGACCGGTTCAACCTTGCGATCGACGTGATCGACCGCGTGCCGAAGCTGCAGGCGACGGCGGCGCACCTGAAGGAGTGGCTGAAGGACCAGATCATCGAGAGCGTGAACTACGCGCACGAGCACGGGATCGACAAGATGGAGATTACGGAGTGGAAGTGGCCGCTGTAG